The Argopecten irradians isolate NY chromosome 6, Ai_NY, whole genome shotgun sequence genome has a window encoding:
- the LOC138326136 gene encoding receptor-type tyrosine-protein phosphatase U-like, with the protein MDLTHPTSTPITSMLVIAGDKELHSSVLVKIIKVSVLACRRLLRSLKTKHFNIRLDRERTYAFYVLRDISVTQTKTKEVRQIHQFHFIAWPDHGTPNNLELVLFHRRVSSYRTNLTGQMVVHCSAGIGRTGTFIGLDVLSKEEKKTGRVDISQYIRTMRKDRMNMVQTHEQYIALHELLVEAADLADTLIPSSRFHDALSELSPAGKPTNQTKEFEKLLTIVPKYDCNKYTAGMMKENKDKNRTMSNIAVDTFRAFLRSQPGGRTDYINAVILQVRIISYLMQSRIIEVC; encoded by the exons ATGGACCTAACTCATCCTACATCAACGCCAATCACATCGATGT TGGTTATCGCTGGTGACAAGGAGTTGCATAGTAGTGTCTTGGTCAAG aTAATAAAGGTATCAGTACTGGCATGTAGAAGGCTGCTTCGATCCCTCAAAACGAAACATTTCAACATCAGACTTGATCGAGAACGAACCTACGCTTTTTATGTGTTGCGGGATATTTCCGTTACTCAAACGAAG ACAAAAGAAGTTCGTCAAATCCACCAGTTTCATTTTATCGCTTGGCCGGATCACGGCACACCAAACAACCTTGAACTTGTTCTATTCCACCGGCGTGTGTCGTCATACAGGACTAATCTGACTGGTCAAATGGTTGTACACTGCAG CGCCGGAATAGGGAGGACTGGGACCTTCATTGGACTTGATGTTCTATCGAAAGAGGAAAAGAAGACAGGACGAGTGGACATTTCCCAGTACATCAGGACGATGAGGAAAGACCGGATGAACATGGTCCAAACGCAT GAGCAGTATATTGCCCTTCATGAGTTATTGGTCGAGGCAGCCGACCTAGCCGATACCTTGATTCCAAGCTCACGATTCCACGATGCTCTCAGCGAATTGTCACCCGCTGGAAAGCCAACCAACCAAACTAAAGAATTCGAA AAGCTACTGACAATAGTTCCAAAATACGACTGCAATAAGTATACAGCTGGAATGATGAAAGAGAACAAGGACAAGAATAGGACAATGTCTAACATTGCTG TCGACACTTTCCGAGCGTTTCTGCGGTCGCAGCCAGGTGGTAGAACTGACTATATAAATGCAGTAATTTTGCAGGTAAGAATTATCTCCTATTTAATGCAATCGaggataattgaagtttgttga